In Apium graveolens cultivar Ventura unplaced genomic scaffold, ASM990537v1 ctg5723, whole genome shotgun sequence, a genomic segment contains:
- the LOC141702792 gene encoding uncharacterized protein LOC141702792 encodes MLREETRSNINDVSLNGREPLNRKGKENYLGFGRELFADEIVTDDEEESPNVVAPSLLSDDSEGSDYEASDCESSDDTDCLSWSLDGDDEDIVDGMNSNCNLMQSRRAPRRVIPEEYASLGGPTAICSKCHARMWKEERVNKNVTNGCPIFSLCCMKGVVILPPIPPTPEYLMDLYNDKKRGPAFHRFIRLYDTIFAFTSTSGNIDLSINNGRAPYVYRLNVDNRLRWVSVHDRESVDKEVVQGLITMLDETNQLVGEFRQQRDLYESDEIVELHITLKVIRSESGRECHISSTDKVASIMVGDTEETCGDRDIVGNEKGLTPRLGGRLFQQYMVDVFSTIEQTRLRWFHTHQTTLRNELYNNICRSVSRGDVDSSNTGKGIVLPAGYVGPKRYMQQNFQDALVVCRYIEHPDIFLTMTCNSLWDKIQKMMEYVPGCIAPNCPDIISRVFRLKLDQLMVDIKDKKHFGVCIGVMYFVEFQKRGLPHVHMLIWLDADSKKNLKHNVDKFVSAEIPNPLLDLVGYVAVKEFMIHGPCGDKNCTFRANEALGKVAAREKNKFSKLEAFFYLNSVDVNARKYTYDEIPSTFRDAYKEYGLLDDDKEWHEMLTQASAGGLPPQVRQLFVHIIVNYKITDLKTLWRDELLRSVGKSLKKFDQLPQPPRSYLNNGTNNLIIEETSYDTRKMEYETAKLLQDCTEEQGKIYDAVIQSIDSNVGGIFFVYGSGRCGKTFLWRTLICKLRSQGKIMLPVASSGTAATLMPGGRTAHSRFKIPIVLDECSTCNIAHNSDIAQLIKQTQLIIWNEAPMQHMYAFECLDRSLKDIMKAVDPERYAMPFGGITVVLGGDFRQILPVITYGNRADIIAACITRSRLWSICQVFLLTENMRLKQGESDSESEELKKFAKWVLDIGNGQFCDVQNENTVDNMICSTYPNFSHEGHITQYLSERAILIPTNQTVGHLNSLIVDKLPRVSVSYFSVDATEEFGGTDGDLNEAFPIEYLNSLNVAGMPPHDLKLKVGAVVMLMYNLNQTLGLCNGTRMIVTKCLRFCVECEVICGMFVGSKHFISRMELSLSDTKMPFKLIRKQMPLQICYAMTINKSQGQSLKIVGLYLPKSVFTHGQYYVAISRVTSPTSLTIFVDDESGAATNITQNVVYKEVFYGLPEA; translated from the exons ATGTTGAGAG AGGAAACGCGATCAAACATTAATGATGTATCCTTAAATGGACGTGAACCTTTGAACCGGAAAGGGAAGGAAAATTATCTTGGATTTGGTAGAGAATTATTCGCAGATGAGATTGTTACTGATGATGAGGAAGAAA GTCCGAATGTAGTTGCTCCTTCGCTTTTGTCTGATGATTCTGAAGGATCAGATTATGAAGCAAGTGATTGTGAATCAAGTG ATGATACAGATTGTCTTAGTTGGTCGCTTGATGGTGATGATGAAGACATTGTTGATGGGATGAATTCAAATTGTAATTTGATGCAGAGCAGACGTGCACCGCGACGTGTCATTCCTGAGGAGTATGCTTCTTTGGGTGGTCCTACTGCCATCTGTTCGAAATGCCATGCTCGGATGTGGAAGGAAGAAAGGGTAAATAAAAATGTGACTAATGGTTGTCCTATATTTTCTCTTTGTTGCATGAAAGGTGTTGTGATATTGCCTCCAATCCCTCCTACCCCTGAGTATTTGATGGATTTATACAATGACAAGAAAAGAGGTCCTGCTTTTCATAGATTTATACGGCTCTACGATACAATTTTTGCCTTTACTTCTACCAGTGGTAACATAGATCTTTCAATCAACAATGGAAGGGCGCCTTATGTATACAGATTAAATG TTGATAATCGTCTTCGGTGGGTTAGTGTTCATGACCGAGAAAGTGTTGATAAAGAGGTTGTACAAGGTCTAATAACAATGTTAGATGAAACAAATCAATTGGTTGGTGAGTTTAGGCAGCAGCGTGATTTGTATGAAAGCGATGAAATTGTTGAGCTGCATATTACACTGAAAGTTATCAGATCTGAGAGTGGAAGAGAATGTCATATTTCTAGCACTGATAAAGTTGCTAGCATTATGGTTGGTGACACTGAAGAAACATGTGGCGACCGTGATATAGTTGGTAATGAAAAAG GTTTAACTCCTCGGCTAGGTGGAAGACTATTTCAACAGTATATGGTAGATGTTTTTTCTACCATTGAACAGACACGACTACGGTGGTTCCACACTCACCAAACTACTTTACGGAATGAATTATACAACAATATTTGTAGATCTGTTAGCAGAGGTGATGTGGACAGTTCAAATACCGGTAAAGGTATAGTTCTTCCAGCTGGCTACGTTGGTCCGAAGCGATACATGCAACAAAATTTCCAAGATGCGTTGGTCGTATGCCGTTACATCGAACATCCTGACATATTCCTGACTATGACCTGTAATTCTCTTTGGGATAAAATTCAGAAGATGATGGAGTATGTGCCTGGTTGCATTGCTCCAAACTGTCCCGACATCATATCAAGGGTGTTTAGGCTAAAACTTGATCAGTTAATGGTAGATATTAAGGACAAAAAACACTTTGGGGTTTGTATTGGAG TTATGTATTTCGTCGAGTTTCAGAAAAGGGGCCTTCCACATGTACATATGTTAATATGGCTTGATGCTGATTCGAAAAAAAACCTCAAGCATAATGTGGATAAATTTGTATCCGCAGAAATCCCAAATCCTTTATTAGATCTGGTTGGTTATGTAGCCGTGAAGGAATTTATGATCCACGGTCCATGTG GTGACAAAAACTGCACCTTTCGTGCCAATGAAGCGCTAGGGAAAGTTGCTGCCAGGGAGAAGAACAAGTTCAGTAAACTGGAAGCCTTTTTTTATTTAAACTCTGTTGATGTTAATGCACGGAAGTACACATATGATGAAATTCCAAG TACATTTCGCGATGCCTATAAAGAGTATGGTTTATTGGACGATGATAAAGAATGGCATGAAATGTTGACTCAAGCTTCTGCAGGTGGATTACCTCCTCAGGTTCGACAGCTTTTTGTTCATATTATTGTCAATTATAAAATCACTGATTTGAAGACTTTATGGA GAG ATGAGTTGCTCCGGTCAGTTGGTAAATCCTTGAAGAAATTTGATCAGTTGCCTCAACCTCCTCGCAGCTATTTGAACAATGGAACAAACAATTTGATAATTGAAGAGACAAGCTATGACACCAGGAAGATGGAGTATGAAACTGCCAAGCTACTACAAGACTGTACAGAGGAGCAGGGGAAAATATATGATGCAGTAATACAATCTATTGACAGTAATGTTGGAGGGATTTTCTTCGTTTATGGTAGTGGTAGATGTGGAAAGACATTCTTATGGAGAACTCTTATATGTAAGTTACGTTCACAAGGTAAAATTATGCTTCCAGTTGCTTCTTCAGGGACTGCTGCCACATTAATGCCCGGTGGTCGGACTGCGCactcaagatttaaaattccAATAGTTCTTGATGAATGTTCAACATGTAATATTGCCCATAATTCAGATATTGCGCAACTCATAAAGCAGACACAACTAATAATATGGAACGAGGCGCCTATGCAGCACATGTACGCATTTGAATGCCTAGACCGATCGTTGAAGGATATCATGAAAGCTGTTGATCCAGAACGTTACGCCATGCCGTTTGGCGGTATTACCGTAGTTCTGGGTGGTGATTTCCGTCAAATCCTTCCAGTAATTACGTATGGAAATCGTGCTGATATTATAGCTGCTTGTATCACTAGGTCACGGCTGTGGTCAATTTGCCAAGTATTCTTGCTGACAGAAAACATGCGCTTGAAACAAGGTGAGAGTGATAGTGAAAGTGAAGAGCTTAAAAAGTTTGCAAAATGGGTACTTGACATTGGTAATGGCCAG TTCTGTGATGTACAAAATGAAAACACAGTTGATAACATGATTTGTAGCACGTATCCTAATTTTTCTCACGAAGGGCACATTACACAGTACTTGAGCGAGAGAGCTATTTTGATCCCTACCAACCAGACTGTGGGCCACCTCAATTCGCTTATTGTAGACAAGCTTCCCAGAGTATCTGTGTCCTATTTTAGTGTTGATGCTACAGAGGAATTTGGTGGGACAGATGGGGATCTGAATGAAGCCTTCCCAATAGAGTATTTGAACTCCTTAAATGTTGCTGGGATGCCACCTCATGATCTGAAACTGAAGGTTGGGGCTGTTGTTATGCTAATGTATAATTTGAACCAAACCCTAGGTTTGTGTAATGGTACAAGGATGATTGTGACCAAATGTCTGAGATTCTGTGTGGAGTGTGAAGTAATCTGTGGTATGTTTGTTGGTTCGAAGCATTTCATTTCACGTATGGAGCTTTCTCTCTCAGATACAAAAATGCCATTCAAATTGATACGGAAACAAATGCCTCTACAGATATGCTATGCCATGACAATCAACAAATCTCAAGGTCAATCCCTGAAGATAGTTGGGCTATACTTACCTAAGTCAGTTTTCACTCATGGACAGTACTATGTTGCTATTAGTCGAGTAACCTCACCCACTAGCCTCACTATAtttgttgatgatgagtctggtGCAGCTACAAATATCACCCAGAACGTTGTGTACAAAGAAGTTTTTTACGGCCTTCCAGAAGCTTAG
- the LOC141702791 gene encoding ATP-dependent DNA helicase RRM3-like, with protein MVDAFSTIEQTRLRWFHTHQTTLRNELYNNICRSVSIGDVDSSNTGKGIVLPAGYVGSKRYMQQNFQDALAVCRYIEHPDIFLTMTCNSLWDKIQKMMEYVPGCIAPNCPDIISRVFRLKLDQLMVDIKDKKHFGVCIGVMYFVEFQKRGLPHVHMLIWLDADSKKNLKQNVDKFVSAEIPNPLLDLVGYVAVKEFMIHGPCGDKNCTFRANEALGKVAAREKNKFSKLEAFFYLNSVDVNARKYTYDEIPSTFRDAYKEYGLLDDDKEWHEMLTQASAGGLPPQVRQLFVHIIVNYELLRSVGKSLKKFDQLPQPPRSYLNNGTNNLIIEETSYDTRKMEYETAKLLQDCTEEQGKIYDAVIQSIDSNVGGIFFVYGSGGCGKTFLWRTLICKLRSQGKIMLPVASSGTAATLMPGGRTAHSRFKIPIVLDECSTCNIAHNSDIAQLIKQTQLIIWDEAPMQHRYAFECLDRSLKDIMKPVDPERYAMSFGGITVVLGGDFRQILPVITYGDCADIVAACITRSRLWSICQVFLLTENMRLKQGESDSESEELKKFAKWVLDIGNGQFCDVQNENTVDNMICSTYPNFSHEGHITQYLSERAILIPTNQTVGHLNSLIVDKLPRVSVSYFCVDATEEFGGTDGDLNEAFPIEYLNSLNVAGMPPHDLKLKVGAVVMLMYNLNQTLGLCNGIRMIVTKCLRFCVECEVICGMFVGSKHFISRMELSLSDTKMPFKLIRKQMALQICYAMTINKSQGQSLKIVGLYLPKSVFTHGQYYVAISRVTSPTSLTIFVDDESGAATNITQNVVYKEVFYGLPEA; from the exons ATGGTAGATGCTTTTTCTACCATTGAACAGACACGACTACGGTGGTTCCACACTCACCAAACTACTTTACGAAATGAATTATACAACAATATTTGTAGATCTGTTAGCATAGGTGATGTGGACAGTTCAAATACCGGTAAAGGTATAGTTCTTCCAGCTGGCTACGTTGGTTCGAAGCGATACATGCAACAAAATTTCCAAGATGCGTTGGCCGTATGCCGTTACATCGAACATCCTGACATATTCCTGACTATGACCTGTAATTCTCTTTGGGATAAAATTCAGAAGATGATGGAGTATGTGCCTGGTTGCATTGCTCCAAACTGTCCCGACATCATATCAAGGGTGTTTAGGCTAAAACTTGATCAGTTAATGGTAGATATTAAGGACAAAAAACACTTTGGGGTTTGTATTGGAG TTATGTATTTCGTCGAGTTTCAGAAAAGGGGCCTTCCACATGTACATATGTTAATATGGCTTGATGCTGATTCGAAAAAAAACCTCAAGCAGAATGTGGATAAATTTGTATCCGCAGAAATCCCAAATCCTTTATTAGATCTGGTTGGTTATGTAGCCGTGAAGGAATTTATGATCCACGGTCCATGTG GTGACAAAAACTGCACCTTTCGTGCCAATGAAGCGCTAGGGAAAGTTGCTGCCAGGGAGAAGAACAAGTTCAGTAAACTGGAAGCCTTTTTTTATTTAAACTCTGTTGATGTTAATGCACGGAAGTACACATATGATGAAATTCCAAG TACATTTCGCGATGCCTATAAAGAGTATGGTTTATTGGACGATGATAAAGAATGGCATGAAATGTTGACTCAAGCTTCTGCAGGTGGATTACCTCCCCAGGTTCGACAGCTTTTTGTCCATATTATTGTCAATT ATGAGTTGCTCCGATCAGTTGGTAAATCCTTGAAGAAATTTGATCAGTTGCCTCAACCTCCTCGCAGCTATTTGAACAATGGAACAAACAATTTGATAATTGAAGAGACAAGCTATGACACCAGGAAGATGGAGTATGAAACTGCCAAGCTACTACAAGACTGTACAGAGGAGCAGGGGAAAATATATGATGCAGTAATACAATCTATTGACAGTAATGTTGGAGGGATTTTCTTCGTTTATGGTAGTGGTGGATGTGGAAAGACATTCTTATGGAGAACTCTTATATGTAAGTTACGTTCACAAGGTAAAATTATGCTTCCAGTTGCTTCTTCAGGGACTGCTGCCACATTAATGCCCGGTGGTCGGACTGCGCactcaagatttaaaattccAATAGTTCTTGATGAATGTTCAACATGTAATATTGCCCATAATTCAGATATTGCGCAACTCATAAAGCAAACACAACTAATAATATGGGACGAGGCGCCTATGCAGCACAGGTACGCATTTGAATGCCTAGACCGATCGTTGAAGGATATCATGAAACCTGTTGATCCAGAACGTTACGCCATGTCGTTTGGCGGTATTACCGTAGTTCTGGGTGGTGATTTCCGTCAAATCCTTCCAGTAATTACGTATGGAGATTgtgctgatattgtagctgcttgTATCACTAGGTCACGGTTGTGGTCAATTTGCCAAGTATTCTTGCTGACAGAAAACATGCGCTTGAAACAAGGTGAGAGTGATAGTGAAAGTGAAGAGCTTAAAAAGTTTGCAAAATGGGTACTTGACATTGGTAATGGCCAG TTCTGTGATGTACAAAATGAAAACACAGTTGATAACATGATTTGTAGCACGTATCCTAATTTTTCTCACGAAGGGCACATTACACAGTACTTGAGCGAAAGAGCTATTTTGATCCCTACCAACCAGACTGTGGGCCACCTCAATTCGCTTATTGTAGACAAGCTTCCCAGAGTATCTGTGTCCTATTTTTGTGTTGATGCTACAGAGGAATTTGGTGGGACAGATGGGGATCTGAATGAAGCCTTCCCAATAGAGTATTTGAACTCCTTAAATGTTGCTGGGATGCCACCTCATGATCTGAAACTGAAGGTTGGGGCTGTTGTTATGCTAATGTATAATTTGAACCAAACCCTAGGTTTGTGTAATGGTATAAGGATGATTGTGACCAAATGCCTGAGATTCTGTGTGGAGTGTGAAGTAATCTGTGGTATGTTTGTTGGTTCGAAGCATTTCATTTCACGTATGGAGCTTTCTCTCTCAGATACAAAAATGCCATTCAAATTGATACGGAAACAAATGGCTCTACAGATATGCTATGCCATGACAATCAACAAATCTCAAGGTCAATCCCTGAAGATAGTTGGGCTATACTTACCTAAGTCAGTTTTCACTCATGGACAGTACTATGTTGCTATTAGTCGAGTAACCTCACCCACTAGCCTCACTATAtttgttgatgatgagtctggtGCAGCTACAAATATCACCCAGAATGTTGTGTACAAAGAAGTTTTTTACGGCCTTCCAGAAGCTTAG